TTCATACAATTGAAATTGGCACTGGAAATTCAAGCATTCACCAACTAGGTCTTTATCAAAAATGTGGATTTCGAATATGTGGGATTGATTACGACTTTTTCATTCGTCATTATGATGAAGAGATCTATGAAAATGGTATTCAATGTACAGATATGATTCGCCTAAGGATGGCTTTATTATAATTTCAGCTTAAATCATCCTTTGTGTTGATATACAAATAGTCAGTTTAGTACTTCCAAATGAATTAATAGTTGCTTGAAAATATGTACCATGTTTTTTACTTGCATTAAAAAGACAATAAAAAATCACCGTAGTAATGCTCACTTTACTATGGGCAGTTAAGGAAAAAATTTTTTTGTTTTATTTTAACTAAAAATCATAAAAACCAGTCTCCGTTTGATAAGAGACTGGTTCTTATTACAATTCTAAATTATTGCTTAGGCAATAAAAATGAAAATGTCGTTCCTTCGTTAATTTTACTATGTACAGAGATACGTCCTTTATGTGCCTCAACAATATTTCTTGCAATTGCAAGTCCTAATCCAGTACCACTTCTTCCCCTAGTTCTAGCTTTGTCTGCTTTGTAGAATCGCTCGAACACAAACGGAAGATCCTCCTCTGGAATACCTGAACCTGAATCACTAACATCTATTCTAACATTGTCATCCAAATTCTCCATTGATACTGCTACCTTACCACCCTCGGATGTGTGCCGAATCGCATTGTCAATTAAGTTTGTTAGCACTTGCTCGATTCGATCTGGATCAAACATTAACGTGCGTGCACTTTCATCTGTATTTGATACAAGTTCGATCTTCTTATCTTTCGCAAGTCCTTGAAATTTACGTACGACACGATTTATAAAGTCTGATACGTTCACTTCACTAGAATTTAATTGAATATGCCCTGCTTCCATTCGAGCAAGGTCTAACAATTCATTTACGAGACGACCCATACGTAATGATTCATCATATATTATTTTCGCAATTTCTTTCTTTTCATCCTCTGAACCTGCAATATCATCGATAATCGCTTCACTATATCCTTGAAGCATCGAGATTGGTGTTCTTAATTCGTGCGAAACATTTGCAATGAAATCTTTACGAAGTTTGTCTAGTCTACGTTCTTCTGTCATATCTCGAAGTACAGCAACCGCTCCTCGAACAAAACTTTCATCATACAACGGTGTGATCAAAATAACCCAACTTCTTCCTTGAAGGATCATCTCAATGATTTGCTCCTGCTCTTCCTTTATTACTTTTCGTAAAATCTGCTTTAATTCATCGGGTAATACTTGCATCTCTAAAAATTCTTCATTCTTACGCTCATAGTAATAAGCTTCAAGAAATCTCGTTGCAGGTGGGTTCGAAACGAGAATGTTTCCTTTTCGATTCATCGTAATAACCCCATCTGCCATACTCTTTAAGATACTTGAGAGCTGTTCCTTCTCGTGATTTAAGGCATTAATATGAAAAGAAAGTTGCCTGCCCATACGATTAAAGGCAAGTGCCAGTTCACCAATTTCATCATGAGTAAGAATCGGAACTTTTGTATCAAATTCTCCTCGTGCTACTTCAAAGGCCGCTTCCCTCATTTTTCGTAATGGTGCTGTAATTCTTGTCGAAAGAAAGAAAGCAAAGATCGTCGTTAGAACGATTGCAATGAACGCACTCAACAAAATGATACGAGTCGTTTGTTTCGTCGTTTGACTGACGATGTCAAGTGACTGATAAATAAATACAGCACCTGTTTCTTTCCCATAAGCTGTAATTGGCACACCGACTAACATCATTTCCTCATTTAAACTTTCATTTCCCAATAATTTATCTGGTAAATAAGTCAATTTACTAATTTTTTCTTGATGTTCAAGAACACTATCCAAATCTTCTTTATTTACAATATCGCTTATAGACAGATTTTCACTGACAGGATTGTTAAAAGCATGTAATTGCTGGCTTTCACCCGTTACGATAAATAACTTCTCTGTAGAAGGGTCTACCATTTGTGCAACAAATTTAAGAGCAAGAGTTTGCTCATCCTGCTCGTCTACAATCATAGATATTTTTGAAGCTGTTTGGAAGAGTTGTCGCTCTGCTTCATTCACATGATAGGTTTCGAAAAATTCTAATAACAAAACTGTTATGATTGAAAGTACAAATGAAACGAGCAACAAGATGGTGAATGATAGCTTCCCAACTACACTACGCCAAAACATTATTCACTCACAACCTCAAACTTGTAACCAACCCCCCAAACAGTAACGATCATCTTCGCTGCTTGTGGAGAAACTTTATTGAGCTTTTCACGTAAACGTTTAACATGCGTATCAACAGTACGAAGATCACCAAAAAACTCATATTGCCATACTTCTTTAAGTAATTGTTCACGATCAAATACTTTATCTGGAGCTTTCGCTAGGAAATAGAGTAACTCATACTCTTTCGGCGTTAAGCTAACATCTTTGCCATCAGCCGTTACTCGATGTGCATCATTATCAATCGTTAAGTGTGGAAATACGACCAAGTCTTTCGTTTTCGTATCGGTTTGTAAAAACTTCGTAGGTGATGAACGACGCAACAACGCTTTCACACGTAATACGACCTCACGAGGGCTAAAAGGTTTGACAATGTAGTCATCAGTCCCTACCTCAAAACCTTGTACACGGTTAGCTTCTTCACCCTTTGCTGTTAACATCATAATTGGAGTAGCCTTCTTCTCTCTAATTTGCTTACAAACTTCAAGACCATCCATTCCAGGCATCATTAAATCAAGGAGAATTAAATCATAATCATACTCAATTGCCTTTTGTAATGCTGTTTCACCATCTTCAGCTTCCTCAATCGTATATTCTTCTCTCTCTAAGTACATTTTTAATAAGCGACGGATGCGCTCTTCATCATCTACAACTAAAATTTTCACATTATTATCCATTACCATAAATCCCCTTTTCACAATTTAGATGTTATGTATTTCAAGACTCAGAATTTGTGTTATTAACAATACCCCTATTGTTAAATTAATAGAAACTTTATCAAATAAGCGTTACATCTATCTAATATGTATTCTTATAAAGGTGAGCAAGTTTCACATTTGTATCCTGTCTATATACATTATCTCCTTATTTCTAATCTGCCTTATATATTACTAAACAACAGGAAGAAAGACAATGTTATTAACGTGTATTCCTAATTATAACCTTATCATCATTACGATTACAAAATTATCAAAGCTAATAACAAAACGAGCTTATTCACTAAGCTCGTTTTGTTATTACTATATTGTAATTAATAGTTACGATGGTGAATGTGCTGAATGTTTAACCCATTTTTAAGCATATGAGTGTAGTCCAGCAATAACAAGATTTACTGCTACAAGGTTAAACATAATAATAGCGAACCCAATAACCGCAAGCCAAGCTGATTTCTCACCATGCCACCCTTTTGATAAGCGTAGGTGTAAAAATGCTGCATAGAATAACCATGTAATAAGAGCCCAAACTTCTTTTGGATCCCATCCCCAAAATCTTGTCCATGCAATTTGTGCCCAGATCATAGCGAAGATAAGTGCACCTAATGTAAAAACTGGGAAACCGATTGTTACTGCACGGTAGCTTATCTCATCTACAAGTTGAGGATTAACATTTTTTAACAACGGCTGCATTGCCGCTGCGATCCGCTTACGTAGAATTAAACGTAAAGATCCATAAAGTGCTAAACCAGCCAACAATGACCACAATAACGTATTAAACTTCCTTGGAGCTTGTGCACCATTCATCCAAGAAGGTGCTTCAAATAATGGTCCAAACGTATCTTCAGTCAATAATTCACCATCTAACGGACCTACAATAGCTGGCATATTATAGACGAGCTCTGCCTCTTGGCCTGTTTCATTGATCCAATTAAACGTAGCTTCATAGTTCGTTGCAGAGAAAATAGATGTAATGATTACGAATCCGAGTGTAGAAAGAATACTATATAAAATAAACTCTAACCAAAACGTTCGCTTACTAGACTTTGTTTGATCAACAACATGGATTAAGTAGATTAAACCTGCACCAAAACTTATTGCTAGGATCGCCTCTCCTAACGCTGCTGTTGTTACATGAATATAAAGCCAGTGACTTTGTAGCGATGGAATCAACGGACTAATATCTGTTGGAAACATGCTTGCATAAGCAATAATCAATAACGCTACAGGGAGAATAAACACCCCTAGTAGTGAAACCTGATAAATAAAGTAAATAAAGATAAACGCAAAAACAAGCATCATTCCAAAGAATGTTGTATATTCAAACAAATTACTAACAGGTGCGTGACCTGATGCAATCCATCGTGTAATAAAATATCCAACTTGTGCAGTAAAACCAATTATTGTTAACGTAATACCGATTTTTCCTGCTTTATTTGTTTTTGCTTGTGAGTGTTTATCGCGAATTGCTCCACCGAAGAAAGCGGTAGCAATAAGGTAAATAACAAATGCAACATATAGTAACGTACTACTAATGTCAGCCAAGTTCCCCACCTCATATTCCCTCCTTTTTTACAAGTTTCTCTGTTTCGAAGACACTTAACTCATTTTCTTATCTTTTTTATCTTCTGATTGGTCAATTGGCATATTTATGTCTGTACCTATAAGTGCAAATTCTATGTCCTTCTTCAAACCAAACCAGTTTTTATTCGTATGGCCAGCAATCCATACTTCCCCTTGCTTACGCTTCAACCAAATGCGACGGTGGTTCCAGTACATCCCTTGAATGACACCTAACATAAAGATTACACCACCAATACCTATAATCCACAATGTCCGATCTAGACGTATTGTTAATGCAGTCGCATTTTGAGTATCTATACCAGAAAATGACATTTTGTAATCATTGTCACCAATTGGTTCTACGTTTAGTCGAATACCTACAAAACTAATTTCGCCTTCTGGTGTCTCAGGTGTAAACATCTTAAACACAAATGCTGGGTTATTCGGTAGACGTGTCTGTGTTGCTGGATTCCCGTCCTCATCAAAGTAAAAGTCGGGAAAATAATTCATTAGTTCTACTCGATAGCCATTTCCTAAATCATAGACTTGTTCTGGCTCTTCTAACATAACAGTTAAATCTCCAAATGTCTCCCCAGTTTGCTTATTCTCTAACTCAAAAGACATACTCTTAAATTCATCTAGCTTATAGCTAACTTGATATACAGCAAAGCCCTCAAATTTAAGCGGTTCGTTTACACGAATTTCGTGTGACTTCACTTCTTCAAGTTCTGCTTCTTGTCCAGGAAGACGACTGTCATTCGTTTTGTATAGTGTGACATTTGTTTGAAAGTTCTTCGCTGTGCCCATACCAACTTCAAACCCATCTTCCTCGCTATACAATTCTCTTACAAAACCATTACTTTGCAGATAATACTCTCCATCCGTTCCTGGAATAGCTTTCGTCTCTCCATCTCTTAACCATAAAGTTTCATCAATATACATGCCTGGGAAGAAACGCAGCATCGCACCAATTAAGAAGATAATGAGACCAATATGATTCACATACGGACCCCAACGAGAGAACCGTCCCTTCTCTGCAAGAAGATTGCCATCTTTTTCACGAATATGGTAACGTTTCTTTTTAAGAGCTTCTTCTATTTGGTTATATGAACTCTCAGAATTTGCTGTCTCTGTAACACCAAATACACGTTGTCGTTTTAAGAAATTATCATGTTTCTTCTCACTTTGGTTTTTTAAAGCTCGATGCAACGGTATAACTCGGTCTAAGCTACAAATAACTAATGAAATCGCAATTGAAGCGACCATCAGCATGTACCACCATGAACCGTATAAGTTATGAAAACCAAGTGTGTAATAAAGCTTTCCAACGAAACCATATTCTTTCTCATAGAAAATAGCTGGTGATTCTGTAGGCGGTATGTACATTTCTTGCGGTAATATCGTTCCTAGTGAAGATGCTACCAATGTTATTACAATTAACCAGACCCCAACCTTAACAGAAGAAAAAAAGTTCCATATTTTATCCACTATTGTCTTTTTATATGTCTGTGAACGACGTGCACTACCATCATAACGCATGTCTAATAATTCTTTATCAACTTCTTCTAGTGGATTCCCGCATGACTCACAAAGTAGTGTTCCGTGAGGGTTGACATGCCCACATTGACATTTCACTTTCTCCATGGTCTCACCTCAAATCATTATCCACGAACAATTGTTATGGTTTTATTCGTTCCATGTGGGCTCTAATCATCTCTTCAGTTAATGTGCCTGTAATCGTATCAACGACTTCATGTTCTTTATTTAATAATACTGTAGTCGGTAATGGGTTGATTCCAAACGCATCAACAACTTCTCCATCCTTGTCTAGTAAGATTGGAAATGATAAACCAAAGCGTTCTTTGAACTTTTCAACTGCCAGCTTTGATTCTCCCACATTTACAGCGAGAATTTCAACATCTTTTGCACTATATTCAGGATATAAATTTTCCATATAAGGCATCTCTTTTTCACATGGCTTACACCATGTACCCCAGAAGTTAAGGAATATTCCTTTCCCTTCATAATCACTTAACTGTACCTTTTCCCCTTGTAAATTTTCCAAGATAAAGTCAGGTGCTTTTTCTCCCTTTTTAACAATCTCATTATTAGCGAAGAAGTTCGTATAGAAAGTGAAACCTAGAGCACTGGCTAGTACTAGTAAAATCACCGTTCTAACTACTAAACGGCGCTGTTTCATCGTGATCTCCCCTATCTTTAAAACCTAGTCTTAAGTATAGCATTTAACACGTTGACTATAGTGTAAATATTATGAAGGTTGTGTGACAGCAAGTGCACGCATTCTTTTCACTTCTTTTGGACTTAATTCACGTATATCACCAGTGTTCATACCAATCAAGTTAAGGAAACCATACTGTTCGCGTTTAAGCTTTTTAATTGGATAACCTATCGCCTCAAACATACGACGTACTTGACGATTACGTCCTTCATGTATCGTAACTTGAACAATTGCTGTTTGCTTCTTCTTATCTATTGATAATACTTTTACTTTAGCAGGTGCTGTCATTCCATCTTCTAGCTTCACACCTTTTTGTAGCCTTTTAATTTCTTCACGTGTTGGTATTCCTTCAGTTTTTGCAATATATACTTTATCAATTTGATACTTTGGGTGCATAAGTGTATTTGCAAATTCACCATCGTTCGTCAACAAAATTAAACCTGATGTATCATAATCTAACCGTCCAACTGGATAGATTCTTTCTGGCATCTCTGGGAAAAAGTCCAACACTGTTTTTCGACCTTTATCATCTGATACAGCAGAAATAACTCCTGTTGGCTTATATAAAAGGAAATATACAGGTTCAGCTTTCTCAACTGTCACTCCATTTACTTGGATTTCATCATTTGTTGTTACTTTCGTTCCTAGTTCTGTCACAACCTTACCGTTTACTTTCACCTTGCCTTCTTTTATTAAACCTTCTGCTTTTCTTCTTGATGTTACACCCGCTTGGGCAATAACCTTTTGTAATCGTTCCATGCATTTTCACCTCTTGTATCATCTTACTCTTTCAATATTGTTTTCTCAAGCTTTCTGAAAAACACTTCTAAAAGTAGATGAACTCCCGTTAGTATAATTATTAATTGTCGAGAAAATATGAAGCTATTCTCTGTAACAAACAAAAAACGTTTACCATTCATTTAAACGGTAAACGTTCAATCGCTATTATTTTAACCCAAAAACGAGTGAAACGACAACAATTGATACAATTGCACCAATTATATCTGCTAGTAAACCCACTTTTAAAGCATTTCCCATTTTTTTAATTCCAACTGCACCAAAGTAAACAGTGAGTATGTATAATGTCGTATCCGTACTGCCTTGCATCGTTGAAGCTAGACGACCTATAAATGAATCTGCTCCATATGTTGAAATTAGGTCACTTGTTATCCCAAGTGCAGCTGTGCCTGATATTGGACGCATCATCGCAAGAGGGATAATTTCAGGTGGAACACCTATCGCTTCAAGAAATGGACGTACAAATGAAATGATAAAATCTAACACACCAGAAGCACGAAACATCGCAATTGCAACAAACATGCCTACTAAATACGGAATGATTGAGATTGCAATTTTAATCCCTTCCTTGCCACCGTCAACGAAACTTTCATATACAGGTGTACGGCGGTACAAACCGTATAATAACACGATACTTATGAGCGCAGGGATTAACCATAGAGATACTTGAGACAAAATTGCCATCATCTTTCCCCCTTACGCATCAAAATTATCTTTCTTTAATTGTCTAATTCCTCTTTTCACTATAAAAGAACCATCGATCAATAAGTAATGCACCAATCGTAGAACAAAGTGTCGCAACAATCGTTGTTAACACAATTTCTGTAGGAGCAACTGAGCCATAATTAATCCGAATTGCAATAACGGTCGTAGGAATGAGTGTTAAGCTTGACGTATTTAACGCTAGGAAAGTAACCATTGATCGACTCGCTTCATCGCTACCACCATTCAACATTTTCAACTGTTCCATTGCTTTAATACCTAATGGTGTTGCTGCATTACCTAACCCAAACATGTTAGCTGTCATATTAGATAAAATATAACCGAATGCGGGATGATCTGGTGGTACTTCAGGGAATATCCTTCTTACAAGTGGCCTACATAACTTTGAAAATCGGTCAAGCAATCCTGATTGTTGAGCAATCTCCATAAGCCCTAGCCAGAAGACAAGTACACTTATGAGTGCTATGCTTACCGTCACGGCTTCTTTCGCTCCTGAAAAAATTGCTTCATTTACCTCTGTCATTGTTCCATTAATCATTGCATAAATCACACTAATCAAGATCATTCCAGCCCAAATTAAATTAACCACTTCGATTCACACCAAGCATGTCCATTAATGCACTTGTCCATGATTCCCACCATGTAGGTTTCTCCCATGGTGCTTGCCCACTAAAATAGATTGGTACATCCTCAATTAACTCTGAGTCAATCTCAAACTGTAGTTTACCAACTATAGATGGCACACCTGTTTTTTCCCACTCTTCTTTCGGTCTTAATAACAATACCTTTTCTTCTAAGCTGTTCAATTCATCTCCTGTTAAAGGATAATCAACATCTCGGTCAATGCTTACATTTCCTTTATAAAAATCATGCTTAACCTGTTCTAGCTCCCCTTCTTCCTGAAGTAATTCTGTTTTATACGATTGAAACCCCCACTCATACATTCGCTTATGATCATCCCAATCACCTCTAGACGCCTTAATTGTTACTGCAATTAAATCTTCACTATCCTTAGATGCTGTTGTGACAAGCGTCCTACTTGCTCGTTTTGTATACCCTGTTTTCCCACCCGTACAATACTCGTACAGCATCGTAAGTAACTTATTTTTGTTACGCCAGATTCCGAATCCGTCTGATTTGTATAATTTCGTTCCTGATACTTTTTCATATGTTTCATTTTGCATCGCGTAGCGTGTGAGAAGTGCCATATCATATGCCGTTGAGAGATGTTCCTCATGATCATCAAGACCATGTGGATTCATAAATTGAGTATTTGTCATACCAATCTCAGCTGCCTTCTCATTCATTAAATAGACGAATCCTTCCAAACTTCCACCAACGTGTTCAGCGATTGCTACAGCCGCATCATTACCTGAACGAAGCATCAGTCCATAAACTAGTTCTTCTAGTTTAATTTCGTCTCCAGCTCTTAAATAAAGAGAGGACCCTTCAGTACCCTCTGCACGCTTACTTATCTTCACAACATCGTCAAGCTTGCCTGATTCAATTGCCAATACCGCTGTCATGATTTTCGTAATGCTCGCGATTCTTTTCTTTGTGTGAATATCTTGTCCATACAATACTCTACCAGAGTGCTCTTCCATTAAAATCGCACTCTCAGCCGATGTTACCATTGCTGATACGTTTGTAGGTAAACTAACGGATACAATCAAAAAAACAACGAGCATGAGTTGAAATATATAATTCTTTCCCATAGAACGCGTCCTTTCATCATCTTTGTACAAGTCTATGCACCATTCAAGATGTTATGAATAAGTTTCTTATAAAGAAACACGTTAAATACATTCAAGACTATATGAGATTTAGTGAAGTTAAGTGATTAACTATATCCGATTCCTCTCAACCTACCATTTGTTGAGGTTTCGAGAAGATTAATTATTTCACACTTCAACAATATTAATCTTAAATTTCCCAAGAGAAGTAACACACAAAAACATTACATAAGAACCATTCAATTACCAAATTATTAACATAATCTCAAAAACCAATACCCCTTTATGTGGAAATTGTACTACTTTCATGTAAAATAAAGATGGTATTATTTTTTCAAAACTATATAATGGAAAAGTCACATTAATATACACACTCTTAAATTAGCAAAAGATAATCAACTGACATATATTAAGTTGATTTTTTCAAGGGGGATTGCACATGGATAAGTCAACCATCATAGGAATTATTTTTGGAATTATTGCTATCGGACTAGGAATGGTATTAAAAGGGGTTAGTCCTATTGCCCTCGTTAACCCTGCCGCTTTGTTAATTATCTTTCTCGGTACTGCTGGTGCCGTAACTATCGCTTTTCCAACAAGTGAAATTAAACGTATACCGCAATTATTTAAAATTATATTTACAAATC
The sequence above is a segment of the Bacillus solimangrovi genome. Coding sequences within it:
- a CDS encoding ATP-binding protein, translating into MMFWRSVVGKLSFTILLLVSFVLSIITVLLLEFFETYHVNEAERQLFQTASKISMIVDEQDEQTLALKFVAQMVDPSTEKLFIVTGESQQLHAFNNPVSENLSISDIVNKEDLDSVLEHQEKISKLTYLPDKLLGNESLNEEMMLVGVPITAYGKETGAVFIYQSLDIVSQTTKQTTRIILLSAFIAIVLTTIFAFFLSTRITAPLRKMREAAFEVARGEFDTKVPILTHDEIGELALAFNRMGRQLSFHINALNHEKEQLSSILKSMADGVITMNRKGNILVSNPPATRFLEAYYYERKNEEFLEMQVLPDELKQILRKVIKEEQEQIIEMILQGRSWVILITPLYDESFVRGAVAVLRDMTEERRLDKLRKDFIANVSHELRTPISMLQGYSEAIIDDIAGSEDEKKEIAKIIYDESLRMGRLVNELLDLARMEAGHIQLNSSEVNVSDFINRVVRKFQGLAKDKKIELVSNTDESARTLMFDPDRIEQVLTNLIDNAIRHTSEGGKVAVSMENLDDNVRIDVSDSGSGIPEEDLPFVFERFYKADKARTRGRSGTGLGLAIARNIVEAHKGRISVHSKINEGTTFSFLLPKQ
- a CDS encoding response regulator transcription factor is translated as MDNNVKILVVDDEERIRRLLKMYLEREEYTIEEAEDGETALQKAIEYDYDLILLDLMMPGMDGLEVCKQIREKKATPIMMLTAKGEEANRVQGFEVGTDDYIVKPFSPREVVLRVKALLRRSSPTKFLQTDTKTKDLVVFPHLTIDNDAHRVTADGKDVSLTPKEYELLYFLAKAPDKVFDREQLLKEVWQYEFFGDLRTVDTHVKRLREKLNKVSPQAAKMIVTVWGVGYKFEVVSE
- the ccsB gene encoding c-type cytochrome biogenesis protein CcsB produces the protein MADISSTLLYVAFVIYLIATAFFGGAIRDKHSQAKTNKAGKIGITLTIIGFTAQVGYFITRWIASGHAPVSNLFEYTTFFGMMLVFAFIFIYFIYQVSLLGVFILPVALLIIAYASMFPTDISPLIPSLQSHWLYIHVTTAALGEAILAISFGAGLIYLIHVVDQTKSSKRTFWLEFILYSILSTLGFVIITSIFSATNYEATFNWINETGQEAELVYNMPAIVGPLDGELLTEDTFGPLFEAPSWMNGAQAPRKFNTLLWSLLAGLALYGSLRLILRKRIAAAMQPLLKNVNPQLVDEISYRAVTIGFPVFTLGALIFAMIWAQIAWTRFWGWDPKEVWALITWLFYAAFLHLRLSKGWHGEKSAWLAVIGFAIIMFNLVAVNLVIAGLHSYA
- a CDS encoding cytochrome c biogenesis protein ResB; translated protein: MEKVKCQCGHVNPHGTLLCESCGNPLEEVDKELLDMRYDGSARRSQTYKKTIVDKIWNFFSSVKVGVWLIVITLVASSLGTILPQEMYIPPTESPAIFYEKEYGFVGKLYYTLGFHNLYGSWWYMLMVASIAISLVICSLDRVIPLHRALKNQSEKKHDNFLKRQRVFGVTETANSESSYNQIEEALKKKRYHIREKDGNLLAEKGRFSRWGPYVNHIGLIIFLIGAMLRFFPGMYIDETLWLRDGETKAIPGTDGEYYLQSNGFVRELYSEEDGFEVGMGTAKNFQTNVTLYKTNDSRLPGQEAELEEVKSHEIRVNEPLKFEGFAVYQVSYKLDEFKSMSFELENKQTGETFGDLTVMLEEPEQVYDLGNGYRVELMNYFPDFYFDEDGNPATQTRLPNNPAFVFKMFTPETPEGEISFVGIRLNVEPIGDNDYKMSFSGIDTQNATALTIRLDRTLWIIGIGGVIFMLGVIQGMYWNHRRIWLKRKQGEVWIAGHTNKNWFGLKKDIEFALIGTDINMPIDQSEDKKDKKMS
- the resA gene encoding thiol-disulfide oxidoreductase ResA; its protein translation is MKQRRLVVRTVILLVLASALGFTFYTNFFANNEIVKKGEKAPDFILENLQGEKVQLSDYEGKGIFLNFWGTWCKPCEKEMPYMENLYPEYSAKDVEILAVNVGESKLAVEKFKERFGLSFPILLDKDGEVVDAFGINPLPTTVLLNKEHEVVDTITGTLTEEMIRAHMERIKP
- a CDS encoding pseudouridine synthase — its product is MERLQKVIAQAGVTSRRKAEGLIKEGKVKVNGKVVTELGTKVTTNDEIQVNGVTVEKAEPVYFLLYKPTGVISAVSDDKGRKTVLDFFPEMPERIYPVGRLDYDTSGLILLTNDGEFANTLMHPKYQIDKVYIAKTEGIPTREEIKRLQKGVKLEDGMTAPAKVKVLSIDKKKQTAIVQVTIHEGRNRQVRRMFEAIGYPIKKLKREQYGFLNLIGMNTGDIRELSPKEVKRMRALAVTQPS
- a CDS encoding spore maturation protein; amino-acid sequence: MAILSQVSLWLIPALISIVLLYGLYRRTPVYESFVDGGKEGIKIAISIIPYLVGMFVAIAMFRASGVLDFIISFVRPFLEAIGVPPEIIPLAMMRPISGTAALGITSDLISTYGADSFIGRLASTMQGSTDTTLYILTVYFGAVGIKKMGNALKVGLLADIIGAIVSIVVVSLVFGLK
- a CDS encoding nucleoside recognition domain-containing protein, whose amino-acid sequence is MVNLIWAGMILISVIYAMINGTMTEVNEAIFSGAKEAVTVSIALISVLVFWLGLMEIAQQSGLLDRFSKLCRPLVRRIFPEVPPDHPAFGYILSNMTANMFGLGNAATPLGIKAMEQLKMLNGGSDEASRSMVTFLALNTSSLTLIPTTVIAIRINYGSVAPTEIVLTTIVATLCSTIGALLIDRWFFYSEKRN
- a CDS encoding D-alanyl-D-alanine carboxypeptidase family protein — its product is MGKNYIFQLMLVVFLIVSVSLPTNVSAMVTSAESAILMEEHSGRVLYGQDIHTKKRIASITKIMTAVLAIESGKLDDVVKISKRAEGTEGSSLYLRAGDEIKLEELVYGLMLRSGNDAAVAIAEHVGGSLEGFVYLMNEKAAEIGMTNTQFMNPHGLDDHEEHLSTAYDMALLTRYAMQNETYEKVSGTKLYKSDGFGIWRNKNKLLTMLYEYCTGGKTGYTKRASRTLVTTASKDSEDLIAVTIKASRGDWDDHKRMYEWGFQSYKTELLQEEGELEQVKHDFYKGNVSIDRDVDYPLTGDELNSLEEKVLLLRPKEEWEKTGVPSIVGKLQFEIDSELIEDVPIYFSGQAPWEKPTWWESWTSALMDMLGVNRSG